A single region of the Desulforegulaceae bacterium genome encodes:
- a CDS encoding type II toxin-antitoxin system HicB family antitoxin, with amino-acid sequence MKNIKYVIYKEGEYYISQCLNVDVASFGESIDEAVVSLKEAVELFFEDEIDLSGYQPIGEMLLGEDTINV; translated from the coding sequence ATGAAAAATATAAAATATGTTATTTATAAAGAAGGCGAATACTATATATCCCAATGCTTGAATGTTGATGTTGCAAGTTTTGGGGAATCTATTGATGAGGCGGTTGTTTCATTAAAAGAAGCCGTTGAACTGTTTTTTGAAGATGAGATAGATTTAAGTGGATATCAGCCTATTGGTGAAATGCTTCTTGGGGAAGATACAATAAATGTATAA